The Lytechinus pictus isolate F3 Inbred chromosome 10, Lp3.0, whole genome shotgun sequence genome includes a window with the following:
- the LOC129270227 gene encoding uncharacterized protein LOC129270227 — MLHRLLRDTEFWLQTARILLKLKAVTRPVDDTHPETLQLFTTIEDIFKKGLKSVNTVFGLSKKDYWNWIEQIEQYYKHGRPSAKFSHMLDAVRKAKKVKTNLGRGRLFIRLALNNGLLGIPIEVITSNTKLLETCYDPLESIIGNELLVESLSSLLFWASEIKFDFNIKNSSFLDETWLIPIYHHFELVPSQSLGVIVRHIWDRIIVAEVKPGSVAADENKIEPGDVFDELYGESLYATVRGRIPGLLKDHVGWPISLAIIKCYLPSGKVFPPLKARYEKMAQEYPSFLVPQDRLSNGDWSGSIQGLRPGEDEDPPMESISGSSFHKVQYVGKVPTGESGGTEVIQDAVLQILNDSSNVTRDVVLELGETLVTIFDHDTKEELMKHCYPEIASCGRRMDYVKHFALVIGDTTCSISKQFSCYLFEAKTEIEVSSFIVPLS, encoded by the exons ATGTTGCACAGACTCCTAAGGGACACTGAGTTCTGGTTGCAGACTGCAA gaATTCTTTTGAAGCTGAAGGCAGTGACTCGACCTGTGGACGACACTCACCCAGAGACACTCCAACTCTTCACAACTATAGAGGATATCTTTAAGAAGGGATTGAAAA GTGTCAATACAGTTTTTGGGCTGTCAAAGAAAGATTATTGGAATTGGATAGAGCAGATAGAGCAGTATTACAAACATGGCAG ACCAAGTGCTAAGTTTTCACACATGTTGGATGCAGTCCGGAAAGCCAAGAAG GTGAAGACCAATCTTGGTAGAGGTAGGCTGTTCATACGTCTCGCCCTCAACAATGGTTTATTGGGCATTCCTATTGAAGTCATAACCAGTAATACCAAGCTATTGGAG ACCTGTTATGATCCATTGGAGTCTATAATTGGCAATGAGTTATTGGTTG AGAGTCTGTCGTCCCTTCTTTTCTGGGCATCAGAGATTAAGTTTGACTTCAACATCAAA AATTCAAGTTTCTTGGACGAGACGTGGTTGATTCCGATTTACCATCATTTTGAGCTGGTGCCTAGTCAGTCTTTAGGGGTCATCGTCAGGCATATCTGGGATAGGATCATTGTAGCCGAGGTCAAACCAGGCAGTGTTGCAGCAGATGAG AACAAAATAGAGCCTGGAGATGTATTTGACGAATTGTATGGAGAAAGTTTATATGCTACAGTAAGAGGAAGG ATACCAGGGTTACTGAAGGACCACGTGGGTTGGCCGATCAGTCTTGCCATTATTAag TGTTATCTACCTTCGGGGAAGGTCTTTCCTCCGCTGAAGGCAAGGTATGAGAAGATGGCTCAGGAGTATCCCAGCTTTTTGGTACCACAGGACAGGCTCAGCAACGGGGACTGGTCTGGATCTATACAAGGACTTAGACCAGGGGAAGATGAAGACCCACCCATGGAGAGTATATCAGGAAG TTCATTCCATAAAGTGCAATATGTAGGGAAGGTTCCGACAGGAGAG AGTGGTGGAACAGAAGTGATACAAGATGCTGTACTTCAAATACTCAATGATTCATCTAATGTTACGAGG GATGTAGTTCTGGAATTAGGAGAGACATTGGTAACAATCTTTGACCATGATACCAAAGAAGAACTCATGAAACATTGCTACCCTGAGATCGCATCATGTGGAAGGCGGATGGACTATGTCAAACACTTTGCTCTTGTCATTGG GGATACAACGTGCTCTATATCCAAACAGTTTTCTTGCTATTTATTCGAAGCCAAAACAGAAATCGAGGTAAGTTCATTCATTGTCCCTTTGTCATAA